AGCCCTGTCTAGCGCAGACTACCCGAACGTTGGCTACTCACATCAGGGATGGTTGACAGAAGATCATAAATACTTCTACATGAATGACGAACTCGATGAGTTGCAGGGCAAAGTTAGCCAGACCCGTACGCTCATCTGGGACGTTCAGGATCTCGACGATCCGCAGCTTGTGAAAGAGTTTATGCTCGACTCAGCTGCTTCAGATCACAACCTGTATATCCGTGGTAACCTGATGTACCAGTCAAACTACAATGCTGGTCTGCGTATCCTCGACATCACTGATATTGAGAATCCAGTAGAAGTAGGTCACTTCGATACCACACCATTTGGTGAAAACGGTGCAGGATTTGACGGATCATGGAGTAACTACCCTTACTTCAAGAGCGGCATCATTGCTGTATCGAGCATTGGTCAGGGACTCTTCCTGGTTAAGAAAAGCGACGTCGATATCTAGTGTATTGATGTTACCTCTTTAGCTTTCAGGATCCAGGCGGGCACATTTGGTTGCTCGCCTGGATTTTGATCTTTTATAACTTGGCACAAAGAAGATCTATGAAGCAATTCATCGTTGCCGGGTTTGCACTCGGCCTTCTCGTTTTTTCTGGTTGCAGTCAGTCGGGTGCGACAGTGCAGGCATCTACGCCCGCGCCTGAAATGCAGCCTATGGCTGCCAGCGAAGCAGCGCCCGTTACGCCTGAAGCAACAGCCGTTGTTGCCCGAACAGGCGAATATGTTTACGTGTGCAACCAGACCAGCGCTTCCGTTTCCGTCATTGATGTTGAAACGCTTGAAGTAGTTGACACTGTAGAACTTTCAACTTTTGGCTTTGACAAAAATGCCAAGCCCCATCATATCGCCGTTGAGGCTGATGGCGCGCACTGGTATGTATCGCTGATTGGTGCCAATCGCGTATTGAAATTCAACAACAAAAACGAGTTGGTTGGATCTTCTGAGTTTCAGGCGCCGGGTATGCTATCGCTACATCCAGATGAAGACCTGCTGTTTGTTGGGCGTTCCATGATGGCTGTTAATCCGCCAGAACGTATCGGCATGATTGAGCCGGCTACAATGGAGATCGAAGAAGTCGACGTATTCTTCCCACGCCCACATGCACTGATCGTTGACCCTCGCGGTGACTTTGTGTATTCAGGCAGCCTTTCTGTTAACCAGTTTCTCAGCATGAATATCGATTCTGGTGAGATTAACCTGGAGCGCCTCGAAGGCAATACAACCCATACTTTCGTGCAGTTTGCCGTCTCTCCTGATGGCAGCCGGATGGTTGTTGGCGGCCAAATGACTGGCCAGGTATTTATTTTTGATACGTCCAATCCGGAAGAAGTAGCACTGCTTGCGACGGTCAAAGTTAATGGCGCACCATGGCATCCAACCTTCACGCCGGATGGACGGTTTGTCTACTTTGGCAACAAAGGCACCGATACGGTGACTGTACTTGACGTAGAAAAGCAGGAAGTTGCTACCGTGATTGAAGGCGAAGGCCTCTCGCAGCCCCACGGTATCGCCATTTCAAAAGATGGCAGCAAGGTATTTGTGTCCAATAATAACCTGCGCGGTGGATACAAAACGATGGACATGAGTGGCGGCAAAATGGACCATGGCAAGATGGACCACGGTGCAATGAACCATGACGAGGAGGATGATAAAAAAGAAGGCGACATGGATCATGATAAAATGGACCATGGTAAAATGGGTCATGGCAAAAAAGAAGCTGCCAGTGAAGATGAAGTAGGTACCCTGGTTGTGATAGATACCGCCACAAATAAAGTGGTGAAAGTTATTGCGCTAGGTTTCTATCCTTCGGGTGTTGGGACCAACCTGCACTAAAGATTTAGCATCTTGCAATTTTCTTTTAGCCCGCGAGGCGTTAGATTTTGGGACCTGACCGTTAAACGTCAGGTCCTTCTTGTTTAAGCTGTATTCGAATTCCTGGTTGCTTATGTTGGCCGGATCAAATTATAGACAGTCCATGATGTACAGAATTGTAGGAAGCCTTGCGCTGCTCGTGTTTATGGCCGGTTGTGCGGCCGGCCCCAAGGCTACAACAACACCCAATAACGCGGATGCACCGGAGCTGCCGATGTTTCTTCGGCAAGTTGTCCCGTTTGACGTGCTGGATGCAGCAGGGAATCCGTATGATTTACCTTTCCTGGGCGGCCTGAATGTACCCCGTCCCCAGTTTGTTGATATAGACGGCGACGGCGACGATGACCTGTTTCTGCAGGAAGTCACCGGGCGTTTGATGTATTTCGAGCACATGCGCGAAAACGGCGAATCAAGCTATGTCTGGCGTTCCGACGATTTTGACGGTGTTAAAATTGGAGAGTGGAGCCGCTTCTTTGATATGGATGGTGATGGCGATTTTGATTTGCTTACCGAGCAGCCGTACAGCTATGTCAAGTATTACCGTAATGACGGCACCGTTAACGAGCCGGCGTTCACAATGTTGACGGATACGCTGCTTACAGCGGAAGGCGAGCCTTTATTTGCTGATCGTCAGAATATCCCCAACCTTACCGATATCGATTGTGATGGCCTTGTAGACCTGTTTATTGGTCGGGTAGAAGGGACCGTGATGCGGTACGAGGCGCTGGCGAAAGTGGAAGACGGTTTGCCGCGCTTTGATCTGGTCACTGAGCGTTTTGAGAATATCGAAATCATCGGGCAATTTGGCTCCATGCATGGTGCAAATACACTTGCCTTCTTTGATGTAGACAATGATGGGGACCAGGACCTGTTTTGGGGGGATTTCTTTGAACCCAGTCTGCTGTTCATCGAAAACACGGGTACCTGCAGTTCGCCTGTTTTGCAAGGAGAACCCCTGGCATATCCAACACAGTCCCCGATGAGCACCAGTGGTTACAATGCGCCGGCGTTTTCTGATTTCGACGGTGACGGCGACAAAGACATGTTTGTTGGTGTACTTGGTGGTGCGTTTAACCCCAATCTGACCTCCGCAGATAATTTATACTATTTCGAGCGCGACGCACAGGACAATTACTCGCTGGAAACGCGTCGCTTTCTCTATGGCCTCGATGTAGGGCGAGAAAGCATTCCGGTGTTTGTTGACCTCGATGCAGATGGTGACAAGGATCTCGTGCTCTCCAATAAAATTGAGCCTGAAGACTTTGATCTCGGACGCAGCCTGTACTTCGAAAATCAGGGTACCGCAGAGGCGCCGCACTTTGCACTTGCCGACACGATGGATTTTGAGCCAGCCTATCACTACGCGCCGGCTTTTGCCGATCTGGATGCAGATGGCGACCTGGATGCATTGGTGGGTACATGGAGCAAAGGCATTGCCCTGTATACCAACAAAGGCACTGCAACCAATCCCAATCTGGTCCCTGAAAATACCAGTTACCTCAAACTCACGCGTGGTAGCAATAGTACACCCGCGTTGGTAGATATTGATGCTGACGGAGATCTCGACCTCTTTGTCGGGGAGGCGTCCGGGACCATCAATTTCTACATGAACAACGGCGCCGTAGGCGCACCTAAGTTTGAGCTCGTATCAGATGAGTACCTGGATATCGACGTAGGGCGCAGGAGTGCGCCGGCGTTTGTAGACCATGATGGCGATGGCGACTTTGACATGTTCATCGGTCGTGAAGGGTATGGAATGCACTACTACGAAAACCAGGGCACCCCGGAAATGCCCAACTTTGTGCTAGATGAGACATTCTCGCTGGCGCTCCCCTCCTTGTCTGCACCCGCGTTTGTCGACATTGATGCTGATGGTGATCTGGACTTTTTCTCAGGGGGTGATGGTGGTGGACTGTTCTTCTATGAACGCACACGCCAGTAAGAGTCAGGTAATTGTTTTTGATTCGAAGCCCGCGCAACAACGCTGTTGCGCGGGCTTTTTTGTTGAAAGGCGAGTATCGAAACACCACAGTCTTTACATGGATTTGCCGTGTTTGCACCGTTTGCATTCCCGATCATTTCTGGAGCTTTACGCTTCGCGCTTCCATCTATCCTCCCGGCTCGTTTGTAGCTGAAGCATTGTGTTGAACACCCCTGTTTGTGCCGTTGGAGATGTTTGGATCAATCAAGGCAGCCTACGTGCCTGCCATTTTGCTCGTATTGTTCGTCTTTTGTGCCAGCCCCGTAAATACAGTAGCCTCTGATGTTGAGGTTTCGGGTGTGGACAGACGCCCGGGGTATGTGGTTGTCGATTTGGTGGTTAAGCGCCCACCTGGTGGCCAACAGCACGTGTTTACCGTGTCAGGCTTATACAATGCGCTGACTATTGCGCCCGGTGTCTCCATCACGAAGCTCAGTCAACAACTTGGGTATTGGGGGATAAAAACACAATTCCGCAATGGTGCGCGCGGCGCAACCCTCTTTTTCGAACAGTACGGGCGTGGCACCATAGCATTTGTCGACAGCCAGCCGCGCAGCAGCGGTACGCGCTATCAACTGCATCTCTACCTCGAGCAAGACCTGGATCTGGACGATTTTTACGGACGTGGTGTACAGCTCCTGGCTGCCGGCAAAGAAGCGGAGGCATTACATCACTGGCATTTTGTTCTTTCCCGCTACGGATTACATCGGGAGACCGTCTACGAACTTGCTGAGTACCACTTCGCCCGCGGCAATTTTGAACGTGCGGAAGAATTGTATGAGATAACGATCGATCTCGATGAGAGAACGTGGGTATACCCGGAGGCGCGTATCCGGTACGCAATAGCCGGCGATAAGCTGCCACAGGGATTAAGTACAAAGCACGGCATGTGTCTGGCTGATTATGTGCGCTATGGCAAAGGGGCGCAGGTTCTCAAGGCAGAGCAACTCTTGATGCAAGTCCGTAACCCTGTTAAAATGGACCCGGTAACCCCTATGACAAACCGGTCTATATTGCGCAAGATACAGCGAGGCCGGCAGGTGATAGTACATTTCTGGTCACCTGAATCCGATGACGGTTGGACTAGCCTGGGCAAGCTGTTTGCGTTCTCCGTTCGGCATCGAGAAATCCCGATCTATGTTGTGGCAACCCGGGATGGTAACCAACTCCGAATGCATGAGCGCCGGTTAACGAAACAATATGCTCCTTTTTGGCCATTGGAGGGCACGGGCAATGTGCAGTTTTTATACGATGAGGTAGGGCTTTTGCAGCAAACGTTATTTGGCGAAGGATCTGGTGCCACGAGGGCAATAGACACGCTTTTCCTGGAACGTGGTGCGGTACTGCGGCATGAGACGCGCGTTGAGGATTGGGAAGTGATCGGGCGGTTGCTACGCTGGAACAATGGATAAGCCGGCAGCGTGCCCAGCTTTTACCACCAGGCTACAGTTTTGGAGCCGCATCCACGCAGGTGTAAAAGATGGACGTAGTGAATTTGAAAGACAAACTTGCTCAGTTTGATGACCATTGGGCACCGAGGGTGATCGGCGAACTCAATGGACAGCATGTAAAGATTGCAAAGGTGCAAGGCGAGTTTGTGTGGCACCACCACGAGGAGGAAGATGAGCTTTTTTATGTTATAAAAGGGCAAATGCAGCTGCTTTTTCGCGACCGGGAAGTAACACTGAATCCTGGTGAATTTTGCATTGTGCCCAGGGGGGTGGAGCATAAGCCGGTTGCCAAAGAAGAAGTTCACCTGCTACTTTTTGAGCCGGCGTCTACGCTGAATACAGGAAACGTGCAGTCTGATCGTACCCGCGATACATTGGAGCGCATCTAGCCGCTGCCTGTTGGTCTGCGAAGTAAAGATCACCCAGATACCGCATGAAGGGCCACGCGATTGCCTTCGCTATCTTCAAAGTGGGCTACGAATCCGTGCTCACCACCAAGTGCCATTTTGCCCTGCAATACCTTTCCACCATGCAGTGGTACACGCGTGAGTACGGCGTCGATATCCTTGACGGAAAAGTAAACGAGGGTGCCTTCGTGTGAAGGTGTATAATGGGTCGGCGCTAGCATCAGGCAGCCTGTTGCGCCGGACGCTTTGGGATCATTGGGAAACCAGGCCATCTGCATGCCTGGAAGCTCGTTGAGCTTGAGGTCAAATTCCAGTACGGCTTCGTAAAAAGAAATGGCCCGGGGCATATCGGTTACGGGTATTTCAAACCAGTTGATGGGATTCATGATCAGGGGAGAGGTTGATGGACTCGATTGGTTGTTTAAATAAAATAACAACCCGTTGCTATAAAAAAACCCGACAACCAGCTGGTTGTCGGGTTTTTTGTTTTTATATAGCTGTGGGTCTATTGGTACTAAGATGGCGAGCAGGCTGCATCTTCGAGGCTGGTATCCCAGCATCCCATTGTGCCACCGTTGAAGTTTGTTGCAGAGATCGAGCCTTCGTTGGTTGTAGCATCCCAGGATACATCATGGGTAATGGCTTCAGAAACCTGTTGCCAGACGAAGGAACGTGCCGTGCCATTCTCACGGTATTCTACAGAATCGCCGGCGCTTTGCGCTGCTGATTGAGGGATACTGAATGTAATCGTTTTTTCTGTATCACCTGTCGCGTAGCTTGCATTCAACACATTGGCTGATGCACCATCGAGGTAGTAGAACAACTGCCACGACCCAACGGCGCCGTTTTGTGATGTCTCGGCAGAGAACAGTTCAAAGTTCTCCAGTGCGTCACCTGAAGCAGGATCTGTTGTTGTGATGCGCATGCTCCAGGTTGTTGCATCCCCGTTGCGCGTCGCCGAGAGCGTATAGCCGATGCTTTGCGCGCCACTTGCGGCAGAAGCACTCCACACCCAGGCGCCATCCTGAAATACAGGGTCGGCTTCGAGGGCGCTAATTGTTGTTATAGAAGGAATAATCAGGTTTGCTGAAATGATGAGCGACACAGGCCATACCCGCAGGGCTGCGGCTGTGAAGTTTACACCCGGCATTTCATTTTTTGCGGTAGTCTGGTTGAAAAGGTCTACCGGTAGGGAAAAGACTTCACTCGGAATTACATCCGGTGCTTCATCTTCTGTGTTTGTGCTGTCGCAGCCTGTCAGCGTAATAAAAGTGAAAGCTGCAAGTAATAGATATATGCGATTGGAAATTTTCATGGTTATTCGCTTGAACGTGATTAGTGCGCGCGAAGCTGTGGGGCAAACGCTATATTTCAAAAGGTATGCCGCGTTCGTGCAAAACCGTACTTCTGCGCCTGTATAAACCAATGCGAAAATTCCAGCCATATTTTCCCTTTACATGACAAAAAATAGCTTGACGCACCCATTTGAGCGACCACAGGGCGTTTTTGCAGCTACCCTTACGCCAATGGATGAGGATTATAACGTTGATATTGCGCTTTTAGCAGCCCATTGTAAATGGTTGTTGGCGCATGGCACCAATGGCATCGTACTGTCGGGCACAACCGGGGAAGCCAATTCTCTTTCTGTTGATGAGAAAATGAAGGTGCTTGATGGATTGCTGGCACAGGGTATTCCCGCTTCGAAGCTCATTGTAGGGACAGGATGCTGTGCCTTCCCGGACACGGTTGCGCTGACGCGCCACGCTGTTGCGCAAGGGGTTGCCGGCGTCCTTATGCTTCCACCGTTTTACTATAAAGGTGTATCTGACGCTGGTTTGTTTGCCAGCTTTTCTGAAGTAATCACGCGGGTTGGGGCAGATGACCTGCGCATTTATCTATACCATTTCCCGAAAATGAGCATGGTCCCTTTCAGTCTGGACCTGATTTCGCAGCTGTTAATGGCCTATCCTGCCCAAATTGCCGGCATCAAGGACTCAAGTGGCGATTGGGGCAATATGTCGGCTATGGTTAGAGAATTTCCAGGGTTTGATGTTTTTGCCGGGAGTGAGGCCTTTTTGTTGGATATTTTGCAAGAAGGCGGGGTTGGATGTATATCTGCATCAGTCAATATCACAAGCCCCCTTGCCGGCGATGTGTACCAGCACTGGCAGGATGCATCAGCAAATGGCTTACAGGCCAAGCTGACGGCCGTCCGCCATGCTTTTCAGGCCTATCCGTTCATTCCAACGCTAAAAGGGATTATGCACCAGCGTTCCGGACATGCCAGTTGGCAAGCCATGCGTCCGCCGCATCTGCCGGCATCTCAAAGTGAGATCGACGCAGCTCTGGCGTCTATGGCAACACTTGATTTTACCCTTGAACCAATCAATTACGCAGTATAATGTCTACCACACCACAACCCGATTTTCGCGCCATCATGCCTTTTATAAGGCTCGGTATGCTGCTCACAGTAGTTGCAGCAGGTGGTTTTCTGTGGTATGGCATAGGTGTAGCAGACAACCCGCTCGATTTTGACCGTCAGACGCTGAATCTGGTGTTTCTTTTTGCATTTACGGTTGCAGCGTTTGTCGTGATGCGGGTACGGCGCCAGCTTGAGGGAGATCTTGTTATGCATAAAAAGAACCTGCTCATTTTACTGGCCTGGTCCGTTGCTGAGGGGGTTGCTTTGCTGGGTGTCGTGCTCATGTTAACCGGCGACGCATCATTTTTTGTTGCCGGCCTTATCGTATTGCTG
This window of the Bacteroidota bacterium genome carries:
- a CDS encoding beta-propeller fold lactonase family protein, translated to MKQFIVAGFALGLLVFSGCSQSGATVQASTPAPEMQPMAASEAAPVTPEATAVVARTGEYVYVCNQTSASVSVIDVETLEVVDTVELSTFGFDKNAKPHHIAVEADGAHWYVSLIGANRVLKFNNKNELVGSSEFQAPGMLSLHPDEDLLFVGRSMMAVNPPERIGMIEPATMEIEEVDVFFPRPHALIVDPRGDFVYSGSLSVNQFLSMNIDSGEINLERLEGNTTHTFVQFAVSPDGSRMVVGGQMTGQVFIFDTSNPEEVALLATVKVNGAPWHPTFTPDGRFVYFGNKGTDTVTVLDVEKQEVATVIEGEGLSQPHGIAISKDGSKVFVSNNNLRGGYKTMDMSGGKMDHGKMDHGAMNHDEEDDKKEGDMDHDKMDHGKMGHGKKEAASEDEVGTLVVIDTATNKVVKVIALGFYPSGVGTNLH
- a CDS encoding VCBS repeat-containing protein, which gives rise to MMYRIVGSLALLVFMAGCAAGPKATTTPNNADAPELPMFLRQVVPFDVLDAAGNPYDLPFLGGLNVPRPQFVDIDGDGDDDLFLQEVTGRLMYFEHMRENGESSYVWRSDDFDGVKIGEWSRFFDMDGDGDFDLLTEQPYSYVKYYRNDGTVNEPAFTMLTDTLLTAEGEPLFADRQNIPNLTDIDCDGLVDLFIGRVEGTVMRYEALAKVEDGLPRFDLVTERFENIEIIGQFGSMHGANTLAFFDVDNDGDQDLFWGDFFEPSLLFIENTGTCSSPVLQGEPLAYPTQSPMSTSGYNAPAFSDFDGDGDKDMFVGVLGGAFNPNLTSADNLYYFERDAQDNYSLETRRFLYGLDVGRESIPVFVDLDADGDKDLVLSNKIEPEDFDLGRSLYFENQGTAEAPHFALADTMDFEPAYHYAPAFADLDADGDLDALVGTWSKGIALYTNKGTATNPNLVPENTSYLKLTRGSNSTPALVDIDADGDLDLFVGEASGTINFYMNNGAVGAPKFELVSDEYLDIDVGRRSAPAFVDHDGDGDFDMFIGREGYGMHYYENQGTPEMPNFVLDETFSLALPSLSAPAFVDIDADGDLDFFSGGDGGGLFFYERTRQ
- a CDS encoding cupin domain-containing protein — encoded protein: MDVVNLKDKLAQFDDHWAPRVIGELNGQHVKIAKVQGEFVWHHHEEEDELFYVIKGQMQLLFRDREVTLNPGEFCIVPRGVEHKPVAKEEVHLLLFEPASTLNTGNVQSDRTRDTLERI
- a CDS encoding VOC family protein → MNPINWFEIPVTDMPRAISFYEAVLEFDLKLNELPGMQMAWFPNDPKASGATGCLMLAPTHYTPSHEGTLVYFSVKDIDAVLTRVPLHGGKVLQGKMALGGEHGFVAHFEDSEGNRVALHAVSG
- a CDS encoding dihydrodipicolinate synthase family protein, translating into MTKNSLTHPFERPQGVFAATLTPMDEDYNVDIALLAAHCKWLLAHGTNGIVLSGTTGEANSLSVDEKMKVLDGLLAQGIPASKLIVGTGCCAFPDTVALTRHAVAQGVAGVLMLPPFYYKGVSDAGLFASFSEVITRVGADDLRIYLYHFPKMSMVPFSLDLISQLLMAYPAQIAGIKDSSGDWGNMSAMVREFPGFDVFAGSEAFLLDILQEGGVGCISASVNITSPLAGDVYQHWQDASANGLQAKLTAVRHAFQAYPFIPTLKGIMHQRSGHASWQAMRPPHLPASQSEIDAALASMATLDFTLEPINYAV